In the Brachyhypopomus gauderio isolate BG-103 chromosome 4, BGAUD_0.2, whole genome shotgun sequence genome, one interval contains:
- the LOC143512353 gene encoding plakophilin-4-like isoform X3 has translation MGHQKRGMPAPDQSPVSEEGLLLPVREELANHGMESESTANNILASVKEQELQFERLTRELEAERQIVANQLERCRLEAESPGAASGSSSEKSLPWRPAGSVGNSHSSTQMNSYADSGYQDAGSYYSSQTLGKVEVRLQPSYPLTGGTGTGSLLRSSRAEGQASAQMSGVAGGAIPGRAMRRVGSVPSRTQSPAYSSGVSPSRGSLRASPASAYGSPIVTEPKPLSNIFSSTTLPGPQRTSSPYTTQKGSPAAPRRIGGAGRATSPYTGRMGSPLSVVGGEAQPGSGSSPGRPGMTAVPQHYVSTLPRTLLREATEPYATHTYEVYERMVPRPDSLTDALADALPGLRTSYASQHSHHGPDLRSAVSPERHIGPIYEDRTLQGPLYHSPSHVAHTALYRSPSGVGTLQRSSSQRSNMTYQRSSSYALSGAAPYSEPYRTATYRPPEGGYARQAVAMDDSTARSPSIDSIQKDPREFAWRDPELPEVIHMLQHQFPSVQANAAAYLQHLCFGDNRTKSEVCRLGGIKHLVDLLDHKVLEVQRNACGALRNLVYGKATDDNKIAVRNAGGVPALLRLLRKTVDAEVREIITGVLWNLSSCDAVKMTIVHDALTTLTNTVIIPHSGWSSSSYDDDHKLKFHSSLVLRNTTGCLRNLSSAGEEARKQLRCCEGLVDSLLYVIKACVSTSDFDSKIVENCVCTLRNLSYRLELEIPPSRLITTEEVDGSLGSESPSKEADYSCWGRKRKKKRKNLKEEQWDGVGPIPGFSKSPKGAEMLWHPAVVKPYLTLLAESSNPATLEGAAGSLQNLSAGNWKFSAYIRGAVRKEKGLPILVELLRMDNDRVVCSVATALRNMALDVRNKELIGKYAMRDLVNRLPGGNTTLLSDETVAAICCTLHEVSSRNMENAKALADTGGIEKLVNITKGRGERYSMKVVKAAAQVLNTLWQYRDLRTIYKKDGWNQNHFLTPVSTLERDRFKSQPTLPSTSIQMSPVHQTTVSVTSSPAVLGIKEQCSDYQRTQPSMQFYNYQGDGVLKTPYTGSVKTSPFYISSYSSPSREESRRAQHMYYGEEGGARSYEQYGMYLQSPQGYEEPFLGQAVQYSTANYATQPHALKTTTNYVDFYSTTRRASYRTEQYPGSPDSWV, from the exons GAGCTCCAGTTTGAGAGGCTGACCAGGGAGCTGGAGGCGGAGCGACAGATTGTGGCCAATCAACTGGAACGATGCAGGCTGGAGGCGGAGTCACCAGGAGCTGCAAGCGGCAG TTCCTCTGAGAAGTCTCTACCCTGGAGACCAGCAG gctcgGTAGGGAACTCGCACAGCTCCACCCAGATGAACTCGTACGCTGACAGTGGCTACCAGGATGCCGGTAGTTACTACAGCAGCCAGACCCTGGGCAAGGTGGAGGTGCGGCTCCAACCCTCGTACCCGCTCACGGGAGGCACCGGCACGGGCTCGCTCCTGAGGAGCTCCAGGGCAGAGGGCCAGGCCTcagcacag ATGTCGGGCGTGGCGGGCGGGGCAATCCCGGGCCGGGCCATGAGGCGGGTCGGGTCCGTGCCTTCCCGGACACAGTCGCCGGCCTACAGCAGCGGCGTCTCGCCGTCTCGAGGCTCGCTCCGGGCATCTCCGGCCAGCGCTTACGGCTCCCCCATCGTCACGGAGCCCAAGCCCTTGTCCAACATCTTCTCCAGTACCACCCTGCCGGGCCCTCAGCGGACGAgctcaccctacaccacccagaAGGGCTCTCCAGCCGCCCCACGGCGAATAGGCGGTGCCGGTCGTGCTACCTCGCCCTACACGGGCCGGATGGGGTCACCGCTGAGCGTGGTGGGCGGAGAGGCGCAGCCGGGTTCCGGATCGTCCCCGGGGCGGCCGGGGATGACGGCCGTGCCCCAGCACTACGTGTCCACGCTACCGAGGACGCTGCTACGCGAGGCCACGGAACCCTACGCCACGCACACGTACGAGGTCTACGAGAGGATGGTGCCGCGGCCCGACAGCCTGACAG ACGCCCTGGCCGACGCTCTTCCAG GACTACGGACGTCCTACGCCAGTCAGCACAGCCATCACGGGCCTGACCTCCGCTCGGCCGTGTCCCCTGAGCGCCACATCGGACCCATCTACGAGGACCGCACCCTGCAGGGGCCCCTATACCACAGCCCCAGCCACGTCGCACACACTGCCCTCTACAGGTCACCCTCAG GTGTGGGGACCTTGCAGCGAAGCTCCAGCCAGCGTAGCAACATGACGTACCAAAGAAGCAGCAGCTACGCCCTGAGTGGAGCGGCGCCGTATTCGGAGCCGTACCGCACCGCCACGTATCGGCCCCCCGAGGGCGGCTACGCCCGACAGGCCGTCGCCATGGACGACAGCACCGCCCGCTCCCCTTCCATCGACAGCATTCAGAAGGACCCCAG agAGTTTGCGTGGAGGGACCCAGAGCTGCCGGAGGTGATCCACATGCTGCAGCACCAGTTCCCCTCAGTGCAGGCCAACGCTGCAGCGTACCTGCAGCACCTGTGCTTCGGAGATAACCGCACCAAGTCAGAG GTGTGTCGGCTGGGCGGAATCAAGCACCTGGTGGATCTGCTGGACCACAAGGTTCTGGAGGTGCAGCGTAATGCGTGCGGGGCCCTGAGGAACCTGGTCTACGGCAAAGCAACCGACGACAACAAGATCGCCGTGAGGAACGCCGGGGGCGTACCCGCTCTGCTCCGCCTGCTGAGGAAGACTGTGGATGCTGAAGTGCGAGAGATCATCacgg GGGTCCTGTGGAACTTGTCCTCCTGTGACGCCGTTAAGATGACAATCGTCCACGATGCCTTAACGACTCTGACCAACACTGTGATCATTCCCCATTCCGGCTGGAGCAGCTCGTCCTACGACGACGACCACAAGCTCAAGTTCCATTCTTCACTTGTGCTCCGAAATACTACTGGCTGCCTCAG GAACCTGAGCTCGGCAGGTGAAGAGGCCAGAAAACAGCTGCGCTGCTGTGAAGGGCTGGTGGACTCGCTGCTTTACGTCATCAAAGCCTGCGTGAGCACATCCGACTTCGACAGCAag ATTGTGGAGAACTGTGTTTGCACCCTGCGGAACCTCTCGTACCGGTTAGAGCTGGAGATCCCTCCCTCGCGTCTGATCACCACTGAGGAGGTAGACGGGTCGCTGGGCTCAGAGTCGCCCAGCAAAGAGGCAGACTACAGCTgctgggggaggaagaggaagaaaaagAGGAAGAACCTCAAGGAGGAGCAG TGGGATGGCGTGGGGCCCATCCCTGGTTTCTCCAAGTCTCCTAAAGGTGCTGAGATGCTGTGGCACCCTGCAGTGGTGAAGCCCTATCTCACCCTGCTGGCGGAGAGCTCCAACCCTGCAACACTAGAGGGCGCCGCTGGGTCACTGCAGAACCTCTCCGCCGGAAATTGGAag ttctctGCATATATCCGTGGGGCCGTGCGGAAGGAGAAAGGTCTGCCCATCCTGGTAGAGCTGCTACGGATGGATAACGACCGCGTGGTGTGTTCTGTCGCCACGGCGCTCAGAAACATGGCGCTGGATGTTAGGAACAAGGAGCTGATAG ggaAGTATGCCATGCGGGACTTGGTGAACCGTCTGCCCGGGGGGAACACCACACTGCTGTCTGACGAGACCGTGGCAGCGATTTGCTGCACACTGCATGAGGTCTCCAGCAGGAACATGGAGAACGCCAAAGCCCTGGCCGACACGGGCGGCATCGAGAAGCTCGTCAACATCACTAAAGGCCGCGGAGAGAG GTACTCCATGAAGGTGGTGAAGGCAGCTGCGCAGGTCCTCAACACACTGTGGCAGTACAGAGACCTGCGCACCATCTACAAGAAG GATGGCTGGAATCAGAACCACTTCTTGactcctgtgtccactctgGAGCGAGACCGCTTCAAATCTCAGCCAACATTACCCTCAACCTCCATTCAGATGTCTCCGGTCCACCAGACAA CGGTCAGTGTAACCTCATCCCCAGCTGTCCTAGGCATTAAGGAGCAATGCTCTGATTACCAGAGGACACAGCCATCTATGCAATTTTATAACTACCAAGGAGACGGTGTTCTCAAAACCCCATACACAG GCTCTGTGAAAACATCTCCCTTTTACATCAGCTCCTATTCCTCACCTAGCAGGGAGGAGTCGAGGAGAGCCCAG CATATGTACTACGGCGAAGAGGGAGGCGCTAGGAGCTACGAGCAGTATGGGATGTACCTTCAGTCTCCCCAAGGCTACGAGGAGCCGTTCCTGGGGCAGGCTGTACAGTACTCCACAGCCAACTACGCCACACAGCCCCACGCACTCAAAACCACCACCAACTACGTGGACTTCTACTCCACAACGCGGAGAGCCTCGTATCGGACTGAGCAGTACCCGGGCTCGCCGGACTCCTGGGTGTAG
- the LOC143512353 gene encoding plakophilin-4-like isoform X5, with product MSAAGELQFERLTRELEAERQIVANQLERCRLEAESPGAASGSSSEKSLPWRPAGSVGNSHSSTQMNSYADSGYQDAGSYYSSQTLGKVEVRLQPSYPLTGGTGTGSLLRSSRAEGQASAQMSGVAGGAIPGRAMRRVGSVPSRTQSPAYSSGVSPSRGSLRASPASAYGSPIVTEPKPLSNIFSSTTLPGPQRTSSPYTTQKGSPAAPRRIGGAGRATSPYTGRMGSPLSVVGGEAQPGSGSSPGRPGMTAVPQHYVSTLPRTLLREATEPYATHTYEVYERMVPRPDSLTDALADALPGLRTSYASQHSHHGPDLRSAVSPERHIGPIYEDRTLQGPLYHSPSHVAHTALYRSPSGVGTLQRSSSQRSNMTYQRSSSYALSGAAPYSEPYRTATYRPPEGGYARQAVAMDDSTARSPSIDSIQKDPREFAWRDPELPEVIHMLQHQFPSVQANAAAYLQHLCFGDNRTKSEVCRLGGIKHLVDLLDHKVLEVQRNACGALRNLVYGKATDDNKIAVRNAGGVPALLRLLRKTVDAEVREIITGVLWNLSSCDAVKMTIVHDALTTLTNTVIIPHSGWSSSSYDDDHKLKFHSSLVLRNTTGCLRNLSSAGEEARKQLRCCEGLVDSLLYVIKACVSTSDFDSKIVENCVCTLRNLSYRLELEIPPSRLITTEEVDGSLGSESPSKEADYSCWGRKRKKKRKNLKEEQWDGVGPIPGFSKSPKGAEMLWHPAVVKPYLTLLAESSNPATLEGAAGSLQNLSAGNWKFSAYIRGAVRKEKGLPILVELLRMDNDRVVCSVATALRNMALDVRNKELIGKYAMRDLVNRLPGGNTTLLSDETVAAICCTLHEVSSRNMENAKALADTGGIEKLVNITKGRGERYSMKVVKAAAQVLNTLWQYRDLRTIYKKDGWNQNHFLTPVSTLERDRFKSQPTLPSTSIQMSPVHQTTVSVTSSPAVLGIKEQCSDYQRTQPSMQFYNYQGDGVLKTPYTGSVKTSPFYISSYSSPSREESRRAQHMYYGEEGGARSYEQYGMYLQSPQGYEEPFLGQAVQYSTANYATQPHALKTTTNYVDFYSTTRRASYRTEQYPGSPDSWV from the exons GAGCTCCAGTTTGAGAGGCTGACCAGGGAGCTGGAGGCGGAGCGACAGATTGTGGCCAATCAACTGGAACGATGCAGGCTGGAGGCGGAGTCACCAGGAGCTGCAAGCGGCAG TTCCTCTGAGAAGTCTCTACCCTGGAGACCAGCAG gctcgGTAGGGAACTCGCACAGCTCCACCCAGATGAACTCGTACGCTGACAGTGGCTACCAGGATGCCGGTAGTTACTACAGCAGCCAGACCCTGGGCAAGGTGGAGGTGCGGCTCCAACCCTCGTACCCGCTCACGGGAGGCACCGGCACGGGCTCGCTCCTGAGGAGCTCCAGGGCAGAGGGCCAGGCCTcagcacag ATGTCGGGCGTGGCGGGCGGGGCAATCCCGGGCCGGGCCATGAGGCGGGTCGGGTCCGTGCCTTCCCGGACACAGTCGCCGGCCTACAGCAGCGGCGTCTCGCCGTCTCGAGGCTCGCTCCGGGCATCTCCGGCCAGCGCTTACGGCTCCCCCATCGTCACGGAGCCCAAGCCCTTGTCCAACATCTTCTCCAGTACCACCCTGCCGGGCCCTCAGCGGACGAgctcaccctacaccacccagaAGGGCTCTCCAGCCGCCCCACGGCGAATAGGCGGTGCCGGTCGTGCTACCTCGCCCTACACGGGCCGGATGGGGTCACCGCTGAGCGTGGTGGGCGGAGAGGCGCAGCCGGGTTCCGGATCGTCCCCGGGGCGGCCGGGGATGACGGCCGTGCCCCAGCACTACGTGTCCACGCTACCGAGGACGCTGCTACGCGAGGCCACGGAACCCTACGCCACGCACACGTACGAGGTCTACGAGAGGATGGTGCCGCGGCCCGACAGCCTGACAG ACGCCCTGGCCGACGCTCTTCCAG GACTACGGACGTCCTACGCCAGTCAGCACAGCCATCACGGGCCTGACCTCCGCTCGGCCGTGTCCCCTGAGCGCCACATCGGACCCATCTACGAGGACCGCACCCTGCAGGGGCCCCTATACCACAGCCCCAGCCACGTCGCACACACTGCCCTCTACAGGTCACCCTCAG GTGTGGGGACCTTGCAGCGAAGCTCCAGCCAGCGTAGCAACATGACGTACCAAAGAAGCAGCAGCTACGCCCTGAGTGGAGCGGCGCCGTATTCGGAGCCGTACCGCACCGCCACGTATCGGCCCCCCGAGGGCGGCTACGCCCGACAGGCCGTCGCCATGGACGACAGCACCGCCCGCTCCCCTTCCATCGACAGCATTCAGAAGGACCCCAG agAGTTTGCGTGGAGGGACCCAGAGCTGCCGGAGGTGATCCACATGCTGCAGCACCAGTTCCCCTCAGTGCAGGCCAACGCTGCAGCGTACCTGCAGCACCTGTGCTTCGGAGATAACCGCACCAAGTCAGAG GTGTGTCGGCTGGGCGGAATCAAGCACCTGGTGGATCTGCTGGACCACAAGGTTCTGGAGGTGCAGCGTAATGCGTGCGGGGCCCTGAGGAACCTGGTCTACGGCAAAGCAACCGACGACAACAAGATCGCCGTGAGGAACGCCGGGGGCGTACCCGCTCTGCTCCGCCTGCTGAGGAAGACTGTGGATGCTGAAGTGCGAGAGATCATCacgg GGGTCCTGTGGAACTTGTCCTCCTGTGACGCCGTTAAGATGACAATCGTCCACGATGCCTTAACGACTCTGACCAACACTGTGATCATTCCCCATTCCGGCTGGAGCAGCTCGTCCTACGACGACGACCACAAGCTCAAGTTCCATTCTTCACTTGTGCTCCGAAATACTACTGGCTGCCTCAG GAACCTGAGCTCGGCAGGTGAAGAGGCCAGAAAACAGCTGCGCTGCTGTGAAGGGCTGGTGGACTCGCTGCTTTACGTCATCAAAGCCTGCGTGAGCACATCCGACTTCGACAGCAag ATTGTGGAGAACTGTGTTTGCACCCTGCGGAACCTCTCGTACCGGTTAGAGCTGGAGATCCCTCCCTCGCGTCTGATCACCACTGAGGAGGTAGACGGGTCGCTGGGCTCAGAGTCGCCCAGCAAAGAGGCAGACTACAGCTgctgggggaggaagaggaagaaaaagAGGAAGAACCTCAAGGAGGAGCAG TGGGATGGCGTGGGGCCCATCCCTGGTTTCTCCAAGTCTCCTAAAGGTGCTGAGATGCTGTGGCACCCTGCAGTGGTGAAGCCCTATCTCACCCTGCTGGCGGAGAGCTCCAACCCTGCAACACTAGAGGGCGCCGCTGGGTCACTGCAGAACCTCTCCGCCGGAAATTGGAag ttctctGCATATATCCGTGGGGCCGTGCGGAAGGAGAAAGGTCTGCCCATCCTGGTAGAGCTGCTACGGATGGATAACGACCGCGTGGTGTGTTCTGTCGCCACGGCGCTCAGAAACATGGCGCTGGATGTTAGGAACAAGGAGCTGATAG ggaAGTATGCCATGCGGGACTTGGTGAACCGTCTGCCCGGGGGGAACACCACACTGCTGTCTGACGAGACCGTGGCAGCGATTTGCTGCACACTGCATGAGGTCTCCAGCAGGAACATGGAGAACGCCAAAGCCCTGGCCGACACGGGCGGCATCGAGAAGCTCGTCAACATCACTAAAGGCCGCGGAGAGAG GTACTCCATGAAGGTGGTGAAGGCAGCTGCGCAGGTCCTCAACACACTGTGGCAGTACAGAGACCTGCGCACCATCTACAAGAAG GATGGCTGGAATCAGAACCACTTCTTGactcctgtgtccactctgGAGCGAGACCGCTTCAAATCTCAGCCAACATTACCCTCAACCTCCATTCAGATGTCTCCGGTCCACCAGACAA CGGTCAGTGTAACCTCATCCCCAGCTGTCCTAGGCATTAAGGAGCAATGCTCTGATTACCAGAGGACACAGCCATCTATGCAATTTTATAACTACCAAGGAGACGGTGTTCTCAAAACCCCATACACAG GCTCTGTGAAAACATCTCCCTTTTACATCAGCTCCTATTCCTCACCTAGCAGGGAGGAGTCGAGGAGAGCCCAG CATATGTACTACGGCGAAGAGGGAGGCGCTAGGAGCTACGAGCAGTATGGGATGTACCTTCAGTCTCCCCAAGGCTACGAGGAGCCGTTCCTGGGGCAGGCTGTACAGTACTCCACAGCCAACTACGCCACACAGCCCCACGCACTCAAAACCACCACCAACTACGTGGACTTCTACTCCACAACGCGGAGAGCCTCGTATCGGACTGAGCAGTACCCGGGCTCGCCGGACTCCTGGGTGTAG
- the LOC143512353 gene encoding plakophilin-4-like isoform X6, which produces MMVVLPCRPAAPQVLSSEKSLPWRPAGSVGNSHSSTQMNSYADSGYQDAGSYYSSQTLGKVEVRLQPSYPLTGGTGTGSLLRSSRAEGQASAQMSGVAGGAIPGRAMRRVGSVPSRTQSPAYSSGVSPSRGSLRASPASAYGSPIVTEPKPLSNIFSSTTLPGPQRTSSPYTTQKGSPAAPRRIGGAGRATSPYTGRMGSPLSVVGGEAQPGSGSSPGRPGMTAVPQHYVSTLPRTLLREATEPYATHTYEVYERMVPRPDSLTDALADALPGLRTSYASQHSHHGPDLRSAVSPERHIGPIYEDRTLQGPLYHSPSHVAHTALYRSPSGVGTLQRSSSQRSNMTYQRSSSYALSGAAPYSEPYRTATYRPPEGGYARQAVAMDDSTARSPSIDSIQKDPREFAWRDPELPEVIHMLQHQFPSVQANAAAYLQHLCFGDNRTKSEVCRLGGIKHLVDLLDHKVLEVQRNACGALRNLVYGKATDDNKIAVRNAGGVPALLRLLRKTVDAEVREIITGVLWNLSSCDAVKMTIVHDALTTLTNTVIIPHSGWSSSSYDDDHKLKFHSSLVLRNTTGCLRNLSSAGEEARKQLRCCEGLVDSLLYVIKACVSTSDFDSKIVENCVCTLRNLSYRLELEIPPSRLITTEEVDGSLGSESPSKEADYSCWGRKRKKKRKNLKEEQWDGVGPIPGFSKSPKGAEMLWHPAVVKPYLTLLAESSNPATLEGAAGSLQNLSAGNWKFSAYIRGAVRKEKGLPILVELLRMDNDRVVCSVATALRNMALDVRNKELIGKYAMRDLVNRLPGGNTTLLSDETVAAICCTLHEVSSRNMENAKALADTGGIEKLVNITKGRGERYSMKVVKAAAQVLNTLWQYRDLRTIYKKDGWNQNHFLTPVSTLERDRFKSQPTLPSTSIQMSPVHQTTVSVTSSPAVLGIKEQCSDYQRTQPSMQFYNYQGDGVLKTPYTGSVKTSPFYISSYSSPSREESRRAQHMYYGEEGGARSYEQYGMYLQSPQGYEEPFLGQAVQYSTANYATQPHALKTTTNYVDFYSTTRRASYRTEQYPGSPDSWV; this is translated from the exons ATGATGGTAGTTCTACCCTGCAGACCAGCAGCTCCCCAAGTCCT TTCCTCTGAGAAGTCTCTACCCTGGAGACCAGCAG gctcgGTAGGGAACTCGCACAGCTCCACCCAGATGAACTCGTACGCTGACAGTGGCTACCAGGATGCCGGTAGTTACTACAGCAGCCAGACCCTGGGCAAGGTGGAGGTGCGGCTCCAACCCTCGTACCCGCTCACGGGAGGCACCGGCACGGGCTCGCTCCTGAGGAGCTCCAGGGCAGAGGGCCAGGCCTcagcacag ATGTCGGGCGTGGCGGGCGGGGCAATCCCGGGCCGGGCCATGAGGCGGGTCGGGTCCGTGCCTTCCCGGACACAGTCGCCGGCCTACAGCAGCGGCGTCTCGCCGTCTCGAGGCTCGCTCCGGGCATCTCCGGCCAGCGCTTACGGCTCCCCCATCGTCACGGAGCCCAAGCCCTTGTCCAACATCTTCTCCAGTACCACCCTGCCGGGCCCTCAGCGGACGAgctcaccctacaccacccagaAGGGCTCTCCAGCCGCCCCACGGCGAATAGGCGGTGCCGGTCGTGCTACCTCGCCCTACACGGGCCGGATGGGGTCACCGCTGAGCGTGGTGGGCGGAGAGGCGCAGCCGGGTTCCGGATCGTCCCCGGGGCGGCCGGGGATGACGGCCGTGCCCCAGCACTACGTGTCCACGCTACCGAGGACGCTGCTACGCGAGGCCACGGAACCCTACGCCACGCACACGTACGAGGTCTACGAGAGGATGGTGCCGCGGCCCGACAGCCTGACAG ACGCCCTGGCCGACGCTCTTCCAG GACTACGGACGTCCTACGCCAGTCAGCACAGCCATCACGGGCCTGACCTCCGCTCGGCCGTGTCCCCTGAGCGCCACATCGGACCCATCTACGAGGACCGCACCCTGCAGGGGCCCCTATACCACAGCCCCAGCCACGTCGCACACACTGCCCTCTACAGGTCACCCTCAG GTGTGGGGACCTTGCAGCGAAGCTCCAGCCAGCGTAGCAACATGACGTACCAAAGAAGCAGCAGCTACGCCCTGAGTGGAGCGGCGCCGTATTCGGAGCCGTACCGCACCGCCACGTATCGGCCCCCCGAGGGCGGCTACGCCCGACAGGCCGTCGCCATGGACGACAGCACCGCCCGCTCCCCTTCCATCGACAGCATTCAGAAGGACCCCAG agAGTTTGCGTGGAGGGACCCAGAGCTGCCGGAGGTGATCCACATGCTGCAGCACCAGTTCCCCTCAGTGCAGGCCAACGCTGCAGCGTACCTGCAGCACCTGTGCTTCGGAGATAACCGCACCAAGTCAGAG GTGTGTCGGCTGGGCGGAATCAAGCACCTGGTGGATCTGCTGGACCACAAGGTTCTGGAGGTGCAGCGTAATGCGTGCGGGGCCCTGAGGAACCTGGTCTACGGCAAAGCAACCGACGACAACAAGATCGCCGTGAGGAACGCCGGGGGCGTACCCGCTCTGCTCCGCCTGCTGAGGAAGACTGTGGATGCTGAAGTGCGAGAGATCATCacgg GGGTCCTGTGGAACTTGTCCTCCTGTGACGCCGTTAAGATGACAATCGTCCACGATGCCTTAACGACTCTGACCAACACTGTGATCATTCCCCATTCCGGCTGGAGCAGCTCGTCCTACGACGACGACCACAAGCTCAAGTTCCATTCTTCACTTGTGCTCCGAAATACTACTGGCTGCCTCAG GAACCTGAGCTCGGCAGGTGAAGAGGCCAGAAAACAGCTGCGCTGCTGTGAAGGGCTGGTGGACTCGCTGCTTTACGTCATCAAAGCCTGCGTGAGCACATCCGACTTCGACAGCAag ATTGTGGAGAACTGTGTTTGCACCCTGCGGAACCTCTCGTACCGGTTAGAGCTGGAGATCCCTCCCTCGCGTCTGATCACCACTGAGGAGGTAGACGGGTCGCTGGGCTCAGAGTCGCCCAGCAAAGAGGCAGACTACAGCTgctgggggaggaagaggaagaaaaagAGGAAGAACCTCAAGGAGGAGCAG TGGGATGGCGTGGGGCCCATCCCTGGTTTCTCCAAGTCTCCTAAAGGTGCTGAGATGCTGTGGCACCCTGCAGTGGTGAAGCCCTATCTCACCCTGCTGGCGGAGAGCTCCAACCCTGCAACACTAGAGGGCGCCGCTGGGTCACTGCAGAACCTCTCCGCCGGAAATTGGAag ttctctGCATATATCCGTGGGGCCGTGCGGAAGGAGAAAGGTCTGCCCATCCTGGTAGAGCTGCTACGGATGGATAACGACCGCGTGGTGTGTTCTGTCGCCACGGCGCTCAGAAACATGGCGCTGGATGTTAGGAACAAGGAGCTGATAG ggaAGTATGCCATGCGGGACTTGGTGAACCGTCTGCCCGGGGGGAACACCACACTGCTGTCTGACGAGACCGTGGCAGCGATTTGCTGCACACTGCATGAGGTCTCCAGCAGGAACATGGAGAACGCCAAAGCCCTGGCCGACACGGGCGGCATCGAGAAGCTCGTCAACATCACTAAAGGCCGCGGAGAGAG GTACTCCATGAAGGTGGTGAAGGCAGCTGCGCAGGTCCTCAACACACTGTGGCAGTACAGAGACCTGCGCACCATCTACAAGAAG GATGGCTGGAATCAGAACCACTTCTTGactcctgtgtccactctgGAGCGAGACCGCTTCAAATCTCAGCCAACATTACCCTCAACCTCCATTCAGATGTCTCCGGTCCACCAGACAA CGGTCAGTGTAACCTCATCCCCAGCTGTCCTAGGCATTAAGGAGCAATGCTCTGATTACCAGAGGACACAGCCATCTATGCAATTTTATAACTACCAAGGAGACGGTGTTCTCAAAACCCCATACACAG GCTCTGTGAAAACATCTCCCTTTTACATCAGCTCCTATTCCTCACCTAGCAGGGAGGAGTCGAGGAGAGCCCAG CATATGTACTACGGCGAAGAGGGAGGCGCTAGGAGCTACGAGCAGTATGGGATGTACCTTCAGTCTCCCCAAGGCTACGAGGAGCCGTTCCTGGGGCAGGCTGTACAGTACTCCACAGCCAACTACGCCACACAGCCCCACGCACTCAAAACCACCACCAACTACGTGGACTTCTACTCCACAACGCGGAGAGCCTCGTATCGGACTGAGCAGTACCCGGGCTCGCCGGACTCCTGGGTGTAG